A single region of the Psychrobacter alimentarius genome encodes:
- a CDS encoding DsbA family oxidoreductase, protein MKPSEKPLRIDIVSDVVCPWCVIGYRQLAEALKQTNTTHSIHWHPFELNSSMPVEGQNLREHIIEKYGSTKEESDASRERMTEAGREVGFEFNFNDDTRMHNTFNLHQLLHFADQQGSMHELKQALFEAHFTNNRNISDINVLADIAAETGLDRSEALAVLEGQFFAKEVRTEEQHWQQQGIQSVPAIIFNERHLVSGAQGVDNYISILEQLATMSD, encoded by the coding sequence ATGAAACCGTCAGAAAAACCCTTACGCATAGACATCGTCTCTGATGTTGTATGTCCTTGGTGCGTCATTGGCTATCGCCAGCTGGCAGAAGCCCTAAAACAAACGAACACCACTCATAGCATTCACTGGCATCCGTTTGAGTTAAATTCGAGTATGCCAGTCGAGGGACAAAACCTACGTGAGCACATTATTGAAAAGTATGGCTCTACCAAAGAAGAGTCTGATGCCAGCCGCGAGAGAATGACAGAAGCTGGAAGAGAAGTTGGATTTGAGTTTAATTTCAATGACGACACGCGTATGCACAATACCTTTAATCTGCATCAGCTTTTACATTTCGCTGATCAACAAGGATCTATGCACGAGTTAAAACAGGCACTGTTTGAGGCGCATTTTACCAACAATAGAAATATCTCCGACATCAACGTGCTTGCTGACATTGCAGCAGAGACAGGGCTTGATCGTAGTGAGGCACTGGCGGTGTTAGAAGGTCAGTTTTTTGCTAAAGAAGTGCGAACAGAGGAGCAGCATTGGCAACAGCAAGGTATTCAAAGTGTGCCAGCGATTATCTTTAATGAGCGTCATCTGGTTAGCGGTGCCCAAGGCGTCGATAACTACATAAGTATTTTAGAGCAATTGGCCACTATGTCTGACTGA
- a CDS encoding FAD binding domain-containing protein, which translates to MRRFEYSRADAPEQAAMSASPKDASFIAGGTNLLDLMKLEIETPTKLVDVTRLTLKQVETTDEGGLRIGTLVTNSDLAGHPDVIANYPVLSRAILAGATGQLRNKATTGGNFLQRTRCYYFYQTDSPCNKREPGTGCPAINGENRALAILGTSDACIAQHPSDMAVAMRLLDAKIETVKADGSTRIIPVSEFYCLPKDTPHIENVLESGELITHVVLPAPIKGMHTYDKVRDRASYAFALVSCAAVIEVGDDVHLTTVRLAFGGIGTEPWRNEAVEALLVDTDGNDEVIKQAADLLLQGAKGNGQNDFKIPLTRRLLKQVIQRALAGEGA; encoded by the coding sequence ATGAGACGCTTTGAATATAGCCGTGCAGATGCACCCGAGCAAGCTGCTATGTCAGCGAGTCCCAAAGATGCCTCTTTTATCGCGGGCGGCACCAACTTATTAGACTTAATGAAGCTTGAGATTGAAACGCCTACCAAACTTGTAGATGTAACACGCCTAACGTTAAAGCAAGTAGAAACCACAGACGAAGGTGGATTGCGCATCGGTACGCTGGTTACCAATAGTGATTTGGCAGGTCATCCTGATGTGATTGCCAATTATCCTGTATTGTCACGAGCTATTTTGGCCGGAGCTACAGGGCAATTGCGTAATAAGGCAACCACAGGCGGTAACTTCTTGCAGCGCACGCGTTGCTATTATTTTTATCAGACAGACAGCCCATGCAATAAGCGTGAACCCGGCACAGGTTGTCCAGCTATCAACGGCGAGAACCGTGCCCTTGCTATCTTAGGTACTAGCGACGCTTGTATCGCTCAGCACCCATCTGACATGGCAGTTGCTATGCGTCTGCTCGATGCAAAGATTGAGACGGTCAAGGCAGATGGCAGCACGCGTATTATTCCTGTTAGCGAGTTTTACTGTCTACCAAAAGACACACCGCATATTGAAAATGTCTTAGAGAGTGGCGAGCTTATCACGCATGTCGTACTACCAGCGCCTATCAAAGGTATGCATACTTATGACAAAGTACGTGACCGTGCCTCCTATGCATTTGCGCTAGTATCATGTGCTGCTGTCATAGAGGTTGGTGATGATGTTCATTTAACCACTGTACGTTTGGCCTTTGGTGGCATTGGTACCGAACCATGGCGCAACGAAGCTGTTGAAGCCTTGTTAGTAGATACAGATGGTAATGATGAGGTGATCAAGCAGGCCGCCGACTTGCTATTGCAAGGCGCAAAAGGCAATGGGCAAAACGATTTTAAAATACCACTGACACGTCGTTTATTAAAGCAAGTCATTCAGCGTGCGTTAGCTGGCGAAGGAGCATAA
- a CDS encoding S-(hydroxymethyl)glutathione dehydrogenase/class III alcohol dehydrogenase: MSDKFIKSKAAIAWGPNEPLSIEEVDVMLPKKGEVLVKIVASGVCHTDAFTLSGEDPEGVFPAILGHEGGGIVEQIGEGVTSVQVGDHVIPLYTAECGVCKMCRSGKTNLCSAVRETQGKGLMPDGTTRFYKDGEPIYHYMGCSTFSEYTVLPEISLAKVNKEAPLEEVCLLGCGVTTGMGAVMNTAKVEEGATVAIFGLGGIGLSAIIGAEMAKASRIIAIDINESKFELAKKLGATDCINPKDYDKPIQEVIVELTDGGVDYSFECIGNVDVMRSALECCHKGWGESIIIGVAGAGQEISTRPFQLVTGRVWRGSAFGGVKGRSELPGYVERYLAGEIPLQDFITHTMPLEGINEAFDLMHKGESIRSVVHFAE, encoded by the coding sequence ATGTCAGATAAATTTATCAAATCTAAAGCCGCCATTGCGTGGGGCCCGAACGAACCACTGTCTATCGAAGAAGTGGATGTCATGCTACCCAAAAAAGGCGAAGTGTTGGTCAAAATCGTGGCAAGTGGCGTTTGCCATACGGATGCGTTCACCTTGTCTGGTGAAGATCCAGAAGGTGTTTTTCCAGCAATCTTAGGTCACGAAGGCGGCGGTATTGTTGAGCAAATCGGCGAAGGTGTGACCAGCGTTCAAGTTGGCGACCATGTCATTCCTTTGTACACGGCAGAATGCGGCGTTTGTAAAATGTGCCGATCAGGTAAGACCAATCTATGCTCTGCAGTGCGCGAAACCCAAGGTAAAGGCTTGATGCCAGACGGCACCACGCGTTTTTATAAAGATGGTGAACCAATTTATCATTATATGGGCTGCTCAACTTTTTCTGAATATACCGTTTTACCAGAGATTTCTTTGGCCAAAGTTAACAAAGAAGCCCCGTTAGAAGAGGTTTGCTTGCTTGGTTGCGGTGTGACTACCGGCATGGGCGCGGTCATGAATACGGCCAAAGTCGAAGAGGGCGCGACAGTAGCTATCTTCGGACTTGGCGGTATTGGATTGTCAGCCATCATTGGTGCTGAGATGGCAAAAGCCAGCCGTATCATTGCCATTGACATCAATGAAAGCAAGTTTGAGTTGGCCAAAAAATTGGGCGCAACGGACTGCATCAACCCAAAAGACTACGACAAGCCAATCCAAGAAGTCATTGTTGAGTTAACCGATGGCGGTGTTGATTATTCATTTGAGTGTATTGGCAACGTCGACGTCATGCGCTCAGCACTTGAGTGCTGCCATAAAGGGTGGGGCGAGTCCATCATCATCGGTGTGGCAGGTGCGGGGCAAGAAATCTCTACTCGTCCATTCCAACTGGTGACTGGTCGCGTTTGGAGAGGGTCAGCATTTGGCGGCGTAAAAGGCCGTTCAGAATTACCAGGCTATGTTGAGCGTTATTTGGCAGGTGAAATCCCACTTCAAGATTTTATTACGCACACTATGCCATTAGAGGGCATCAATGAAGCGTTTGACTTGATGCACAAAGGCGAAAGCATTCGTTCTGTGGTGCATTTTGCAGAGTAA
- a CDS encoding 2Fe-2S iron-sulfur cluster-binding protein, whose amino-acid sequence MTTLTLTINKRDYQFDNLDTRTTLLDVCRQHLQITGPKKGCDHGQCGACTMLINGQRVNSCLTLAVMHEGDEITTIEGIGMPESLSALQQAFADNDAFQCGYCTPGQICSATALIEEVKQNWPSYVTADLKDPDGLLVQEIAERMSGNICRCSAYPNIIKAISQVLESQFSEKSDTDVSIANAKNGSQVTGIWSPPPSQTQLGNASNRQQAANTQGGRS is encoded by the coding sequence ATGACTACCTTAACACTAACAATAAATAAGCGGGATTATCAATTCGATAATCTCGACACACGAACGACATTGCTCGATGTCTGTCGTCAACATTTACAAATTACTGGACCAAAAAAAGGCTGTGACCACGGTCAGTGTGGTGCCTGCACAATGCTCATCAATGGGCAGCGAGTCAATTCTTGCCTGACCCTTGCAGTAATGCATGAAGGTGATGAGATTACAACGATTGAAGGTATCGGTATGCCTGAATCGTTGTCAGCATTGCAGCAAGCCTTTGCTGATAATGATGCCTTTCAGTGTGGCTACTGCACACCAGGACAGATTTGTTCGGCAACGGCCTTGATAGAAGAGGTCAAGCAAAATTGGCCAAGCTATGTGACAGCCGACTTAAAAGATCCTGATGGGCTGCTCGTACAAGAGATTGCAGAGCGTATGAGTGGCAATATTTGTCGCTGTTCTGCCTACCCCAATATTATTAAAGCCATCTCGCAAGTGCTTGAAAGCCAATTTTCAGAAAAGTCGGACACAGACGTTTCTATAGCCAATGCAAAGAATGGATCACAGGTTACAGGTATCTGGTCGCCGCCACCGAGCCAGACTCAGCTTGGTAATGCCTCAAACCGTCAGCAAGCAGCCAACACACAAGGAGGGCGCTCATGA
- a CDS encoding haloacid dehalogenase type II, producing the protein MSSNHRPNVLVFDVNETLLDITTLTPLFTRLFDDQAIFREWFAQLVLYSQTITLSGLYTPFGDIGVGALRMIADIYQITLTENDIAELKERMGNMPAHADAIPALTRLREAGFRLVTLTNSPSSASPTPLEKAGLSDFFEHHFSVEAVSKFKPAPETYQLVADTLAVDISDLCLVACHLWDTIGAQAAGCHSAFVTRPHNAMLPAPNVPEPNFVASDLITLTDKIINAKHD; encoded by the coding sequence ATGTCTTCGAATCACCGTCCAAATGTTCTTGTATTCGATGTTAATGAGACACTGCTTGACATCACTACACTGACCCCTTTATTCACTCGTCTTTTTGATGATCAGGCTATTTTTAGAGAGTGGTTTGCACAACTGGTGCTGTATTCACAAACCATAACCTTGTCTGGTCTGTATACACCTTTTGGTGACATTGGTGTCGGCGCATTACGCATGATTGCCGATATTTATCAGATAACACTGACAGAAAACGATATTGCTGAGTTAAAAGAGCGTATGGGTAATATGCCTGCCCATGCTGATGCGATACCAGCCCTCACTCGCTTGCGGGAAGCTGGATTTCGATTGGTTACTTTGACCAACTCTCCGAGCAGTGCGTCACCCACGCCACTAGAAAAAGCAGGGTTGAGCGATTTTTTTGAGCATCATTTTAGTGTTGAGGCGGTCAGTAAGTTCAAGCCTGCACCTGAAACCTATCAATTGGTCGCCGATACACTGGCAGTGGACATATCCGATTTGTGTCTGGTCGCCTGTCATCTCTGGGATACCATCGGCGCGCAAGCAGCAGGTTGTCATTCTGCTTTTGTTACAAGACCACATAATGCGATGCTTCCAGCGCCCAATGTGCCAGAGCCTAACTTTGTGGCGTCAGACTTGATAACGCTAACTGACAAAATTATTAATGCAAAGCATGATTAA
- a CDS encoding xanthine dehydrogenase family protein molybdopterin-binding subunit, with translation MSLLDSVLPSEPTKKMTMNEPVDSSFTNTTNNLVGKAINRVDGPLKVSGQAPYSAEIYRDNQAYGVLVGAKIAKGHVESIDSSALDDIPGIIKVVTDPKHFLRNPQQGTATKAPTQGASEIFYHGQPIAVVVAETFEAATEGAQAVRVTYKDETEQAALDFAKELSNAHEVNEKEGSDKNAVNGDPEQGLADSPVTIERFYHTPNQTSAAMEPHATLAYWEEDKLILYTSNQMIASCKQQIMDALDLNKDQVQMIAHYVGGGFGSKLGIAPESIAAAIAAKELDRPVLVCMTRPQVMEATVKRSNTRQRIAIGCDEQGVINTLIHDSISSNLPDEGFFEPSALSTHYLYRGENRQVNYQQVDMNQLLSGSMRAPGEAVGMIALECAMDELATQLDIDPIELRRRNEPEKDPSQDIPFSTRQLIACMEQGAERFGWSERNAKPASQLEGDWWIGTGMAASSRGNSLQQSEARATLQVDKSKELGVKAVIETDMTDIGTGSYTVFSQVAADLLGLPIDHIEMKLGDSELPPASGSGGSFGAASSGSSIYLACEQLRDMIAAKVGLYADTIQLGNGYIKQVGTHNPSKTDTAIETVKGQAESLKDKISEKTGLALPKSDTSKYDFDGPKSYALAEVIADYDEQKLSAKGQIKPGKNGKSHRQASFGANFAEVAVHKVTGEIRVKRMTGAFAAGRILNHNTATSQCYGGMVFGIGSALMEEVIHDKRDGRLCNHDLAEYHVPVNADVPQLDVILVEEDDPYTNPMHIKGIGETAISGAAAAIANAVYNAVGVRVYEFPITLDKLLYEMPE, from the coding sequence ATGTCATTATTAGACTCAGTACTTCCATCAGAACCTACTAAAAAAATGACGATGAATGAGCCGGTTGACTCTTCGTTTACTAATACAACAAATAATCTGGTGGGCAAAGCGATCAACCGTGTTGATGGCCCATTAAAAGTGAGCGGTCAAGCGCCTTATTCGGCAGAAATTTATCGTGACAATCAAGCTTATGGTGTTTTGGTAGGTGCTAAAATCGCTAAAGGGCACGTCGAAAGTATCGATAGCAGTGCTTTAGATGATATCCCAGGTATTATTAAAGTGGTCACCGACCCTAAGCATTTTTTGCGTAATCCGCAGCAAGGGACAGCAACCAAAGCCCCCACTCAAGGCGCTAGCGAGATTTTTTATCATGGTCAGCCCATTGCCGTTGTGGTCGCTGAGACGTTTGAAGCCGCCACAGAAGGCGCTCAAGCAGTTCGTGTGACTTACAAAGATGAGACTGAACAAGCAGCTTTGGATTTTGCTAAAGAGTTATCCAATGCTCATGAAGTAAATGAAAAAGAAGGATCAGACAAGAATGCAGTGAACGGCGACCCAGAGCAAGGTTTGGCAGATTCGCCCGTGACCATTGAGCGTTTTTATCATACCCCCAACCAAACCAGTGCTGCGATGGAGCCGCACGCGACCTTGGCGTATTGGGAAGAGGACAAACTGATTCTTTATACGTCGAATCAGATGATTGCATCATGTAAGCAGCAAATCATGGATGCTTTAGATCTCAATAAAGATCAGGTACAAATGATTGCTCATTACGTTGGTGGCGGTTTTGGTAGCAAATTAGGCATTGCCCCTGAATCTATTGCTGCTGCTATTGCCGCTAAAGAGTTGGATCGTCCAGTATTGGTTTGTATGACTCGTCCGCAAGTCATGGAAGCAACGGTCAAGCGTTCAAACACCCGTCAGCGTATTGCCATTGGTTGTGATGAGCAAGGGGTGATTAACACGTTGATTCATGATTCTATCAGTAGCAACTTACCTGATGAAGGGTTCTTTGAGCCTTCTGCTTTATCGACCCATTATTTGTACCGCGGCGAAAACCGCCAAGTAAATTATCAACAAGTTGATATGAACCAACTGCTTTCTGGCTCTATGCGTGCGCCTGGTGAAGCCGTAGGTATGATTGCGCTTGAGTGCGCCATGGATGAGCTTGCTACGCAGTTGGATATTGACCCAATTGAGCTACGCCGCCGTAATGAGCCTGAAAAAGACCCCAGTCAAGATATTCCGTTTTCGACGCGTCAACTGATTGCCTGTATGGAACAAGGCGCTGAGAGATTTGGCTGGAGCGAGCGTAATGCTAAGCCTGCCAGTCAGTTGGAGGGTGATTGGTGGATAGGTACTGGTATGGCCGCATCCTCTCGCGGCAACTCGCTACAGCAATCAGAAGCGCGAGCAACGCTACAAGTAGATAAGTCAAAAGAGCTCGGCGTGAAGGCTGTGATTGAGACAGATATGACTGATATCGGTACGGGTTCTTATACCGTGTTTTCGCAAGTGGCAGCCGATTTACTAGGCTTGCCCATCGACCATATTGAGATGAAGCTGGGTGATAGTGAGCTGCCACCAGCGTCTGGTTCGGGTGGTAGCTTCGGTGCAGCAAGTTCTGGTAGTAGTATTTATCTTGCCTGTGAGCAGCTACGTGACATGATAGCCGCAAAAGTTGGCCTTTATGCAGATACGATTCAGCTTGGTAACGGTTATATCAAGCAAGTCGGTACGCATAATCCGAGCAAGACAGATACCGCGATTGAGACAGTCAAAGGACAAGCAGAAAGTCTCAAAGACAAAATCTCTGAAAAGACTGGGCTTGCGCTACCAAAGTCAGATACTAGCAAATACGATTTTGACGGCCCGAAATCTTATGCTTTAGCAGAAGTGATCGCTGACTATGATGAGCAAAAGCTGAGCGCAAAAGGCCAAATCAAACCGGGCAAAAATGGCAAAAGTCATCGCCAAGCTTCTTTTGGTGCTAACTTTGCAGAAGTTGCCGTACATAAGGTCACAGGTGAGATCCGGGTTAAGCGTATGACAGGAGCCTTTGCAGCAGGTCGTATCCTTAACCACAATACGGCCACGTCACAATGTTATGGCGGCATGGTGTTCGGTATTGGTTCAGCCTTGATGGAAGAGGTCATTCATGATAAGCGCGATGGTCGCCTGTGTAATCACGATCTCGCTGAGTATCACGTGCCAGTCAATGCGGATGTACCACAATTGGACGTCATCTTAGTGGAAGAAGATGATCCATATACCAATCCAATGCACATTAAGGGTATCGGTGAGACAGCCATTTCAGGTGCGGCTGCCGCGATTGCCAATGCTGTCTACAATGCAGTTGGCGTTAGGGTATATGAATTTCCGATTACGCTTGATAAGTTACTTTATGAGATGCCAGAGTAA